A genome region from Indicator indicator isolate 239-I01 chromosome 31, UM_Iind_1.1, whole genome shotgun sequence includes the following:
- the TYMS gene encoding thymidylate synthase, with product MPADGELSSAAGASMDPGELQYLRQVQHILQHGHRKEDRTGTGTISVFGMQARYSLRDQFPLLTTKRVFWKGVLEELLWFIKGSTNAKELSAKGVKIWDANGSREFLDKQGFSTREEGDLGPVYGFQWRHFGAEYKDMHTDYSNQGVDQLQKVIETIKTNPDDRRIIMCAWNPKDISLMALPPCHALCQFYVQSGELSCQLYQRSGDMGLGVPFNIASYSLLTYMIAHVTGLKPGEFIHTLGDAHIYLNHVEPLKLQLQREPRPFPKLRILRKVEDISDFKSEDFQIEDYNPHPPIKMEMAV from the exons ATGCCTGCCGACGGGGAGCTGTCGAGCGCGGCGGGCGCCAGCATGGATCCCGGGGAGCTGCAGTACCTGCGGCAGGTCCAGCACATCCTGCAGCACGGCCACCGCAAGGAGGATCGCACCGGCACCGGCACCATCTCCGTCTTCGGCATGCAGGCGCGGTACAGCTTAAGAG ATCAGTTTCCACTGCTAACGACAAAGAGAGTGTTCTGGAAGGgagtgctggaggagctgctgtggttcATCAAG GGTTCTACAAATGCTAAAGAGCTCTCTGCCAAAGGTGTGAAGATTTGGGATGCTAATGGATCCCGTGAGTTCCTGGATAAGCAGGGTTTCAGCACCAGAGAGGAAGGGGATTTGGGACCAGTTTATGGTTTCCAGTGGAGGCACTTTGGAGCAGAATACAAAGATATGCACACAG attattcCAACCAAGGAGTTGATCAGTTGCAAAAAGTGATTGAAACGATCAAAACCAATCCAGATGACAGAAGAATCATTATGTGTGCTTGGAATCCCAAAG ATATTTCTCTGATGGCTTTGCCTCCATGCCATGCCCTATGCCAGTTCTATGTTCAGAGTGGTGAATTATCTTGCCAGCTCTATCAGAGGTCTGGAGATATGGGACTGGGAGTGCCTTTCAATATCGCCAGCTATTCACTGCTCACATACATGATTGCCCATGTCACAGGGCTGAAG CCTGGGGAGTTCATACACACCTTAGGAGATGCTCACATATATCTGAATCATGTGGAACCTCTCAAACTTCAG cttcagAGGGAGCCAAGACCTTTCCCCAAACTCAGAATTCTTCGAAAGGTTGAAGACATCAGTGACTTTAAGTCAGAAGACTTTCAGATTGAAGATTATAATCCTCATCCACCTATTAAAATGGAGATGGCTGTTTAA